The Pseudomonas entomophila genome segment ACATCGTCGAGCAGTTCGACGAGACCCAGCGCGGCACCGGCGGCTTCGGCCACTCCGGCACCCGCTGACCGTTCGCGCCATGGATGGCGAACTCTCTGGTGATTCCACCGTCCAAGCGTTCAGTTTGTGCCTGCCCAGAAGCCCTTGACCTACGGAGTCCCCAGAGATGAACGACATGGCCCACCTGGTACCCGCACTGCCCGACAGCATCTTCCGCGCCTATGACATCCGTGGCGTGGTCGGCAAGAACCTGCACGCCGAAACCGCCTACTGGATCGGCCGCGCCATCGGTGCCCAGACCCTCGCCCAGGGCGAACCGCAGATCTCGGTCGGCCGCGACGGTCGCCTGTCCGGCCCGATGCTGGTCGAGCAACTGATCAAGGGCCTGGCCGACGCCGGTTGCCAGGTCAGTGACGTCGGCCTGGTACCGACTCCGGCGCTGTACTATGCCGCCAACGTGCTGGCCGGCAAGTCGGGGGTGATGCTCACCGGCAGCCACAACCCGTCGGACTACAACGGTTTCAAGATCGTCATCGCTGGCGACACCCTGGCCAACGAACAGATCCAGGCCCTGCTGACGCGCCTGAAGACCAACGACCTGACCCGCGGCGAAGGCCGGGTGCAGAAGGTCGAGATCCTCGACCGCTACTTCCAGCAGATCACGGGCGACGTGAAGCTGGCCAAGCGCCTCAAGGTCGTGGTCGACTGCGGCAACGGCGCCGCCGGCGTGGTCGCCCCGCAATTGATCGAAGCCTTGGGCTGTGACGTGATCCCGCTGTTCTGCGAAGTCGACGGCAACTTCCCCAACCACCACCCGGACCCGGGCAAACCCGAGAACCTGGAAGACCTGATCGCCAAAGTGAAAGAGACCGGCGCCGATATCGGCCTGGCCTTCGACGGCGACGGTGACCGCGTGGGCGTGGTGACCAACACCGGCAGCATCGTCTACCCCGACCGCCTGCTGATGCTGTTCGCCCGGGACGTGCTGTCGCGCAACCCCGGCGCCGAGATCATCTTCGACGTGAAGTGCACCCGCCGCCTCACCCCACTGATCGAACAGCACGGTGGCCGCGCGCTAATGTGGAAGACCGGCCATTCGTTGATCAAGAAGAAGATGAAGCAGACCGGCTCGCTGCTGGCCGGCGAGATGAGCGGGCACATCTTCATCAAGGAGCGCTGGTACGGCTTCGACGACGGCATCTACAGCGCCGCGCGCCTGCTGGAAATCCTCAGCAAGGCCGGCCAGGACGCCGAAACCCTGTTCGCCGCGTTCCCCAATGACATTTCCACGCCGGAAATCAACATTGATGTGACCGACGAGGGTAAATTCAGCATCATTGATGCACTGCAACGCGACGCCGACTGGGGCGTGGCCAACCTGACCACCATTGACGGTGTGCGGGTCGACTACCCACACGGCTGGGGCCTGGTCCGCGCCTCCAACACCACACCGGTGCTGGTGCTGCGCTTCGAGGCCGACAGCGAAGCAGAACTCGACCGAATCAAGGCTGTATTCCGCACGCAGTTGCTGCGAGTCCAACCAGACCTGCAACTGCCGTTCTGACGACTATCCGTTCCTTACCTGGAGCCCTGCATGACCCTCGATCGCGATGCCGCTTCCCATGTAGCCGAGGTTTTGTCCGAAGCACTGCCTTACATCCGCCGTTTCGTCGGCAAGACCCTGGTGATCAAGTACGGCGGCAACGCGATGGAGAGCGAGGAGCTCAAGACCGGCTTCGCCCGTGACATCGTGCTGATGAAGGCCGTGGGCATCAACCCGGTGGTCGTGCACGGCGGCGGCCCGCAAATCGGCGACCTGCTCAAGCGCCTGTCGATCGAGAGCCACTTCATCGACGGCATGCGCGTCACCGACGCGGCGACCATGGACGTGGTGGAGATGGTCCTGGGCGGCCAGGTCAACAAGGATATCGTCAACCTGATCAACCGCCACGGCGGCAGCGCCATCGGCCTGACCGGCAAGGACGCGGAGCTGATCCGCGCGCGCAAGCTCACCGTCACCCGCCAGACCCCCGAGATGACCACCCCGGAAATCATCGATATCGGCCACGTGGGTGAGGTGGTGAGCGTCAACACCGACCTGCTGAACATGCTGGTCAAGGGTGACTTCATCCCGGTGATCGCGCCGATCGGCGTGGGCTCAAACGGTGAGTCGTACAACATCAACGCCGACCTGGTGGCCGGCAAGGTGGCCGAGGCACTGAAAGCCGAGAAGCTGATGCTGCTGACCAACATCGCCGGCCTGATGGACAAGCAGGGCCAGGTGCTGACCGGGCTGACCACCGAGCAGGTCAACGAGCTGATCGCCGATGGCACCATCTATGGCGGCATGCTGCCGAAGATCAAGTGCGCGCTGGACGCAGTCCAGGGTGGCGTGAACAGCTCGCACATCATCGACGGCCGCGTACCGAACGCCGTGCTGCTGGAAATCTTCACCGATAGCGGTGTGGGCACCCTGATCACCAACCGCAAGCGGCACTGATCGACCTGAAGGGCTCTTTCACCGGCTTGCCGGCGAAGAGGCCAGGGCAAACAAAAAAGGCGACCCATTGGGTCGCCTTTTTCATTGTCGGGCCGGAGTCAGATCCCGTATTGCGCCCGGTACGCCTCGACCGCCGGCAGGTGCTGCTTGAGCTGCGGGTCATCCGCCAGGAACTCCAGCACCTGTGTGAGCGAAACGATGCTGACCACCGGGATACCAAAGTCGCGCTCGACTTCCTGGATCGCCGACAGCTCGCCATTGCCACGCTCCTCGCGGTTCAGCGCGATCAGCACGCCGGCGGCCTTGGCCTGTTGATTGCTGATGATCTGCATCACTTCGCGGATGGCGGTACCGGCGGTGATCACGTCATCGATGATCAGCACATTACCGGCCAGCGGGGCGCCGACCAGGCTGCCGCCTTCGCCGTGATCCTTGGCCTCTTTGCGGTTGAAGCACCATGGCACGTCGAGCTGGTGCTGCTCGGCCAATTGCACCGCAGTGGCCGCAGCCAACGGGATGCCCTTGTAGGCGGGGCCGAACAACACGTCGAACGGGATCTTGCTGTCGACGATGGCCCCCGCGTAGCAACGCCCCAGCTGGGCGAGCGCGGAACCTGTGTTGAACAGGCCGGCATTGAAGAAGTACGGGCTGGTACGCCCCGATTTCAGGGTGAACTCACCGAAGCGCAGAACGCCGCGATCGATGGCAAAACGGATGAAGTCGCGCTGATACGGCTGCATGAAAGGTCCCGGACACCACGGATTTAGCTAAATGTGTTGAGCTCGGGTATCATACACGCACGAGATTTTTGGGGCCATTTATGCGGATCATCAGTGTGAACGTAAATGGCATTCAGGCTGCGGCCGAGCGTGGATTGCTCAGCTGGTTGCAAGCCCAGAATGCCGACGTCATCTGCCTTCAGGATACCCGCGCCTCGGCCTTTGAACTCGACGACCCAGCTTTCCAGCTCGATGGCTATTTCCTTTACGCCTGCGACGCGGAGGTGCCCACCCAAGGTGGCGTGGCACTCTACTCGCGCATGCAGCCCAAGGCAGTCATCACAGGCCTGGGCTTCGAGACAGCCGACCGCTACGGGCGTTACCTGCAAGCAGACTTCGACAAAGTCAGTATTGCCACCCTGCTGCTACCTTCAGGCATGAACGGCGACGACGACTTGAACCAGAAATTCAAGTTGATGGACGACTTCGCCAAGTACCTGGACAAGCAGCGTCGCAAGCGTCGCGAGTACATCTATTGCGGCTCGTTTTACGTGGCGCAGCAGAAGCTCGACATCAAGAACTGGCGCGACAGCCAGCAGTCGGTCGGTTTCCTGCCGCCTGAGCGTGCCTGGATGGACGCCATCACCGGCGACATGGGCTATGTCGACGCGCTGCGCGAAGTCAGCCGCGAAGGCGACCAGTACAGCTGGTGGCCGGACAACGAGCAGGCAGAAATGCTCAACCTGGGTTACCGGTTCGACTACCAGATCCTCACCCCAGGCCTGCGCCGTTTCGTGCGCAATGCCCGCCTGCCGCGCCAGCCACGCTTCTCGCGCCATGCGCCGCTGATCGTGGACTACGACTGGACCCTCACCATCTGAGGCCTCCAAATACAAGAAAGCCGACTTCACGTCGGCTTTTTTGCATCCGTAAGAACGGTCAGTCGGCCAACGCGGCCTGCTGCAGCTCGAAGATCTCGCCCATGCCCTTCTGCGCCAGCGCCAGCATGGCGTTGAAGTCTTCAGGCTGGAACGGCGCGCCTTCGGCGGTGCCCTGCACTTCGATGAAACCTCCAGCACTGGTCATGACCACGTTCAGGTCGGTCTCGGCGGCGGAGTCCTCGAGGTAGTCGAGGTCGAGCACGGCCTCGCCCTGGTACATGCCCACCGACACCGCGGCGATCATGTGCTTGAGCGGGTTGCCACCCTTGAGGCCGCCACGTTTCTTGATCACTGCCAGGGCGTCGCACAGGGCAACCATGGCGCCGGTGATCGACGCGGTGCGGGTGCCGCCGTCGGCCTGGATCACGTCGCAGTCGACGTACAGCGTGATGTCACCCAGCTTGCTCATGTCCAGCGCGGCGCGCAGGGAGCGGCCAATCAGGCGCTGGATCTCGAGGGTGCGGCCGCCTTGCTTGCCGCGGCTGGCCTCGCGCTGGTTACGCTCGCCAGTGGAGCGCGGCAGCATGCCGTACTCGGCGGTCAGCCAGCCTTGACCCTGACCTTTGAGGAAGCGGGGAACACCATTTTCGACGCTGACCGTGCAGATGACCTTGGTGTCACCGAACTCGACCAGTACCGACCCCTCGGCGTGCTTGGTGTAGTTGCGGGTGATGCGGATCGAGCGGAGCTGATCGGCGGCGCGACCACTTGGACGTTTCATCTGGGATACCTGTACCGGGACTTTGAATCTGCCGAGCATTATAGGGCGCGACGCCCGGCGAGGACATGCCTATCGTCGCACTCGGGGCAGCCTGTCGACTTTTCCCATCACCGCCACGGCGCGCCTGTAGCATGGCTGGATTGGGCGCCTGGGCCGCACTGCGCTACAATCCTGCGCCTTGCAGCCGAAAGGCTTTCCCGCTCACCCGAATTACGCGAGGTACTCCCCATGGTGCACAGCATGACCGCTTTTGCTCGTGTCGAGCGCGCTGGCAGCCAAGGCACCCTGGTCTGGGAGCTCCGCTCGGTCAACCATCGTTATCTCGAACCCCACCTGCGCCTGCCCGAGGCCCTGCGCGACCTCGAGGGCGCGGTACGCGAAGGACTGCGCCAAGGGCTGTCGCGCGGCAAGGTCGAGTGCACCCTGCGTCTGAACGAAGACAGCACTGGCAAGCCATTGCAGGTCGACCGTGAACGCGCCGCGCA includes the following:
- the argB gene encoding acetylglutamate kinase encodes the protein MTLDRDAASHVAEVLSEALPYIRRFVGKTLVIKYGGNAMESEELKTGFARDIVLMKAVGINPVVVHGGGPQIGDLLKRLSIESHFIDGMRVTDAATMDVVEMVLGGQVNKDIVNLINRHGGSAIGLTGKDAELIRARKLTVTRQTPEMTTPEIIDIGHVGEVVSVNTDLLNMLVKGDFIPVIAPIGVGSNGESYNINADLVAGKVAEALKAEKLMLLTNIAGLMDKQGQVLTGLTTEQVNELIADGTIYGGMLPKIKCALDAVQGGVNSSHIIDGRVPNAVLLEIFTDSGVGTLITNRKRH
- the pyrE gene encoding orotate phosphoribosyltransferase, whose translation is MQPYQRDFIRFAIDRGVLRFGEFTLKSGRTSPYFFNAGLFNTGSALAQLGRCYAGAIVDSKIPFDVLFGPAYKGIPLAAATAVQLAEQHQLDVPWCFNRKEAKDHGEGGSLVGAPLAGNVLIIDDVITAGTAIREVMQIISNQQAKAAGVLIALNREERGNGELSAIQEVERDFGIPVVSIVSLTQVLEFLADDPQLKQHLPAVEAYRAQYGI
- a CDS encoding exodeoxyribonuclease III, whose protein sequence is MRIISVNVNGIQAAAERGLLSWLQAQNADVICLQDTRASAFELDDPAFQLDGYFLYACDAEVPTQGGVALYSRMQPKAVITGLGFETADRYGRYLQADFDKVSIATLLLPSGMNGDDDLNQKFKLMDDFAKYLDKQRRKRREYIYCGSFYVAQQKLDIKNWRDSQQSVGFLPPERAWMDAITGDMGYVDALREVSREGDQYSWWPDNEQAEMLNLGYRFDYQILTPGLRRFVRNARLPRQPRFSRHAPLIVDYDWTLTI
- the rph gene encoding ribonuclease PH: MKRPSGRAADQLRSIRITRNYTKHAEGSVLVEFGDTKVICTVSVENGVPRFLKGQGQGWLTAEYGMLPRSTGERNQREASRGKQGGRTLEIQRLIGRSLRAALDMSKLGDITLYVDCDVIQADGGTRTASITGAMVALCDALAVIKKRGGLKGGNPLKHMIAAVSVGMYQGEAVLDLDYLEDSAAETDLNVVMTSAGGFIEVQGTAEGAPFQPEDFNAMLALAQKGMGEIFELQQAALAD